In Microplitis demolitor isolate Queensland-Clemson2020A chromosome 10, iyMicDemo2.1a, whole genome shotgun sequence, the sequence attgtacgTATACCTGggtaattagatttttaaaactcattagtaattttatgaattcatGCACAAAAcagttcaaataaataattttttaatttttaaatcaaatggaattttaatttatggatTCTATCACATGGTACGTAATCGgtttaagatttattaaataatttacaaatttattcatcatgAAATTTGTGATGTATTTTTAgtgatgattttataattaatagtttaactatatgataataaataatattaatttcgtCAGcttaaaattagaatttaattgccaaaaattttgatatattaatataactaaaatattcttatgaatatatatatgtctacatatatatatgtttttttttagatgcgCCTTCACCCACCTAACAGCGATACCCCATACAATGGTACCagattatcaaaatttatagattCAAAGGacactaattataaaaaaaataataaaatcacaaagtgatttatgaaatttaaaaacaataaacctttagctaattataaattatagttaattataaatattacataaacttgtgaataatatataaatttatcgattatgataataatattaatatttacacattatatttatgtatagaCAAGTtgcgtaattaaaaatatgtatacataatttattataattataaaaataataatcgtaaacggtgaataaatttaatatatatattttttataaaatattttaataactataaCTATAGTATTAGCTTACCACCATTGGAAGCCCGTATCTGTGCAACCTGTTCAGGAGTGAGTATTAATTTGCTGCCATTGGGAAGTGCGAGTGCGTAATGGCTTCCGGTTTCATTGACAACGACGACAAGTTGGGTTGCCGAAATCGGAGATGTTTTAGCTGGTGACTTAGGTTTAACGGGAGTAATTGATATACCGCCTTGATTCATGCGCTCAATAATTTGCGGTGTCAGTCCGCTTTTATTCGTTACCTGACCGGGAGCAGAAGCTTTTGGAGCAGCagtattgctattattatttctattaataacTTTCTTTTGCATCActgcattatttttttgtccttGTTTCTGTGGAGTTGTCGCAGTAGCTGTAGGTTTTTCAGTGATGATCATTTCTATTTCATCGTCACTGTCGCTGAGGACAATCAGTGATGTGGTCTTAGTTTTAGGTTGATTTGTCTTTTGCATCATAGGTCGTGGTTGGTTGGCTCTAGGTTGCTGATGGCTGTTGGGAATCCGCGGGCCCATGATACGAGGTCGCGGTGCTGGTGCTACTGGACGATAATTAGGCCGGAAGGGTACAGTGCTTCTGATTACTGCGCCTTCAGGATGACGAGGACGGGGAGGAAGGTTGATTGGTCTGTTCTGGACAACACGAGGTAGTGATCGTTCCATACCTATTCTGATAGGTTGATTAATCATTGGTCCTTGGTACCGGGTGGAACACATTGGTGGCGCTCTCATCTGGTGATAAGGCATATAATTATTCTGCGGAGTCATGTAATTTTGATTCTGCTGGATCATCATATGCTGATTCATCTGTAGGTTTGAGGGCTCGCCGTACGGGTGGATGTGGTTCGACATTGGCGGATTGGGCATCAGATAACCTGGTGGATTGGGCATATAATATCCTGAGTGCATTGGTACTTGAGGAACGACTGAAATCATCGGAGATTGAGGGACGACTGATGGATTTTCCGGTGGCATAACCACGTAATTTACTGGTCCATTTCCTGTGTTTACTAATACATAATTTTGCTGCATCCCAGAGGGAACTGGGTCAGGTTGACTGTCTATTATTGGTCCTTCTTCCTTTATGTCCAGCACCGAATGAACgctttcaattttaatagaagTCAAAAGACCATTGTTATTGATTATTGGATCGGGAACTGGTGCCGGCGCGACAGGATCAGAGACCGGGTCCTTGGACTCTGGAGTCATCTCGGGCGTACTCATGTCAGCTCTTATATTTTGCATTCTACTGGCTGGTGGCTTTGACCGTTTGCTGGGTGATGATCGTTTGCGTTTTCGCTTGCGGCGACTAGGTAGGATCCAATCTTTATCAGAATCCGTCGCATCTGACTGCTCATTTGCTAGACGTGTTTTAGCGGGGATTTGGAGAGGCGAAGGTGTGATGTGAATTCCAGTTGCTGGATCAACGGACTCAAACCCTACCCAGTCTTCATAGTTACTTGACCCACTGTCTGAATCAGATGAAAAAGGTTCAATGTATGAAGAAACTCCTCTTGCTCTTAATACTCTTCTTGTCTCAGGCTCTGTAATTGTAATTAGAcaataaaagattatttttttaaattagtaatgatttaaaaaaaaataccatctCTTGTATCGTTATCTGATTCGTCTTTATCGctttcttcttttattttagttttatcttTTTCAATATCCTCGTCTTGTAGCAGCCGCTGGAGTATCGTATCGCTGTATGAGAGCAGAGGACAACCTTGAGAACCGAGTACCCATGAATTGGAAGTACGAGTGCCATCAATTAGAGAGTCGTCAAGCTCAGTTATTCTGTTAATGcgcaataataaaatataaaaattaattttaattaataaataaataaattaataataatagcaatagtTTATTACCCTAgatcataatttttcttctCACTCAGTAGCTTAGCTCTTGATGAAGCCGCTGATTCTTTAAGTACCGACTCCTTTGATTTAAGAGAGTCAAGTAATGCCTGCATCTTGCTAATTAAAAGCATCTCACATCTTACGGgttgctgaaaaaaataactcaacaTTAAAAGCACaagagtaattttaaaaatatttatttcgttAACTTACATGAGGTTTCAATGAATTCTGAATATAAAGATCAGAAATTAAATCCCTGAGAGAATCAATACTATCAGCAACAAGTTGAAACTTTGATCCCTTTAAATCCgcgagaatatttttaaagttttccaTGTTTTTCTTACAAGTCTCAACATTTCCAGTCTTACTATCGTCCTCAATTGCACTTTGACATAAATTGTCTTCCAGAGACTCATCATCATCCAGCTCTTGCTTGTTATCATCCTCATCTTTGAACTTAATTTCCTTACTCTCGTCTTCCGGAGCAGGATCTGCGGGATCGAGCGCTTGATTGTCAGGTTGATTATCGCCGTCAGCGTGCGTCTGGGTTTCGATCAACTTTTCATCGTCGCTCTTAGATCCCGTGCAATTGTTTTCTTTGCTCACACTCACGTTACTCGACAACAtctcatttattttctcatcGTCAGTCTTTGAGCTGCTGGACACGTCGTCTCGTACCGAACATTCATTTAGTTCGTCATCCACCGGGGGTTTATCGTCAATCCTCGTCATCGCTTCTTCAGTCTCGTTAGTTTCCTCTGGTTTTATTGGCTCATCTTCCGCTGGCGGCTCTACAGCCTCTTGTTCAACTGGTGTATCTTCTTTTGATAAATCAACTTTCTTATTTACATCTACATTTAACTCTACATTAGAATCATCattcttattattactatcattactatttatatttacttctttattttcattttcttctgccatattgttatcattttcttctaccatattgttatcattttcttctatcatattattatcattttcttctatcatattgttatcattaccattaccattatcattatttgtactattatttatattatcatttacttttttaattgataccGCGCGCTTTCTAGACCGCGTAGGCAAATTACCATTTTTCCACCGGTTTGTTCGTCTTCTTTCCCGGCGTTTTTTTCTCACTCGCGTTGTCTGAAGTTTAAATTTAGCTTTTACAGGcactacattcaaaaatactttattattcaTACAGTGTTTGTATATTCTAAGATCATTGTCCAGgaaaattggaaaatatatataacgcgTACCGTAACGGTCGCGACCCAGTAACTTTTCACTCTCACCATCCAAGTATCGATTAGACACTTCTTCTTGCAGAGATTTTTTCGAATGCATAAGAGTATCACAAACAGTTTTAAGAAGCCATACACGttgtttcaaattaaattcttcaaaATCACGATCTCCAATTGTCGAAACTTCAGGAAATATTTCCCAAAATTCAGGCTCGACTCCGATTGCTTCAAATACTTTTACCGAGTCTTGGTCTTTACTTTGGTAAACTTTGTACCACTGAGCAACTTTGTGAGCTAGCAGATAATTTGTCCAGAATTCGTACGGCATCAGAggtatttttttgagttttgacCGCGGCAAGGATGGACTCAAGAGACAAGTCATGATGCTCGATAACTGTTTTGAGACACGTGGTATCAAAAGCATTCGTTCCATTTCATACATCGACAAATGCTGAATGTGCAAGCTGGATTTTGCCAGACAGAGGAACTCATATATTTGTGGTATCTCCCACATTGTTGTGGCCGAATCTGGCAATCGATCAAGCAATTGCTCTGTTGGGTCCAAGTCTCCATCCTTGTCCTCTTTCTCTTCTTTCTCCTTTTTACATTTTGTCTTGTCAATCTCCTCTGACATTTTGAATCTGGAATAATAAACcactttatttactttacacatttactttgaaatattggaaaaaaaggcgggaaaaataaatttattttaaattataaataattcaaacgataaaaaataaattaaaatttaactttcaaaggcttagttataattttaattataatttacaaaagtaatatcaatttgaaattttttggaagTTGTATTTTTAAGCCTAACACCtcattttccataaatatgaagtagataattaaaaatgtttttttaatcgattgataaagaaaaatgacGTGGACAAGCTTTTATCAGTTAGCATTTTATAAGATCAGTATAGATGCACGCAAAAAATAGTAACTGAACTATTGCTATTAAGTAAATGTTTAATGAGcagtttaataatttctgaTAGATGGAACTTGATCACGaaccaaatgaaaaataaagtaaacattttattacaCCACCTACGGACAGAacttcgcaaaaaaaaaaatttaatcgatctctacacagaaaaaaataatttttggcgCAAGAAATTTCTTCtagttttttctgtgtacatctcgtgtaaaaaattactctattaaataatttcaattaatttccTTACGTGACCTAACACAttgaattcataaaaatataacataaaaaaaagtaaacataacaatcatttttatgatctatagtaaacaaaacttttggaatgtcattttatttatagtgtTTGTTATTGATAGTATGATAATGAGtaacagaaaaataaacaataaaaattaattgacgcAAAAGTCAAGCTTTCAGGTTGCGTTAGGTCTAGTAACTGATGGAAAAAAACTGTTATCATTAACAGTGACTGTGTTAGTTACCGTCATCAAGGTCTAGTGccgatggaaaaatttaaaaagctctTGAAGTAAGCCCGTACTCGTAACATAAATTTGTTGAGCTTTACATTATAATATCACGCGACTcgtcaattttttatgacGTTAATTGACAACAAATATTATCACAGATGATCACTCTGCTATTACTCTCCCAACACTGTCAATTATTTCGTCCACAATAAGTACATACtgtatttacatatatttattattaaatagaatttGTTATCGCGATTAAATGAAAGTTGATGCAAGTGAAGAAATAATCGCGACCTCACTCAGTGTCAggtgtatttttttaccctcaGATAATCCAACTGCTCTTGCTCATGATTCAAATCCCCcgggagtttttaaaatagataCGATGAGTTCGGAAATTTATATGAGAAAATCACGTAATTTTTCACAAGAGTTAACGGAAAATGATGAAACGTTTACACTTAATACTGTGCATTTACAAAATCCATACAAAGTTACTCAGCGTTTTGAAGGATTCAACGGCTCTCGTCTTAATGCATTGAAACTTCAACCAAATTCATTTCCAAAGGTAATGATATTAATtgttatcaaataattatacccatgtttaattacttaataacaTAGACAGATTGCTGATGTCGACAAAAATGTTCCAGTCCGTAAAAATACATGGACGCgagatgatgataaaaataattcactaTCTCACaaagataaaattcaaatgtgcttcagaaaaataaaattaaattcattcattGAACAATATTGTTCCAATAGTACTCTACATGGTCTTCGTTATCTTGGAGATCCATGTGTGtcaataattgaaaagtaatttaaattaaaatcattcaatacaatttattattattttaaataatattattttatttaaataaagattatTCTGGATCTGTGCATTCGCATGTGCTTTTCTCAGTGCAGCGTATTTTATATGGAATTTATATTCCAAGTGGTTATCATCACCGATTATTATCTCAATGAATCCTGAGCCAGTATCATTCGAAGAGTTTCCATTTCCCTCGGTTACAATCTGCAATATGAATAATGCAAAGAAGAGTGAAGCGGATCGCATTAATAATGGGTACCAATCactattgattattattatcattattatttattatctatgtTGTTAAGAAAATGAGGAAAATTTTCTTCCAGATATATCtgataaaattagttaatgttTTCATGAcaaactcttttttattaccaagtattgataaataaatttatctattatttgaattacatttaaattacgcgggaaaaaaaaacgattgtatttttttttaaaacgtatcagataattttgagcaaacttttctctgaaataaaagcctTGAACACAAAATGAAgacagacccgatgctttactctatgaactagtGGTGCACttctattttttgataaattcaaggATAGTACCGTTCATCCGCGAACAGAGAATTAAATGGAAACGCgtcttaaataaattgatattttaattattctgacAGTAAATATGACTGAAAATATACAACTATTATAAGGTAAGACCTAGTACCTGATCACTCCATGTatgtgtatatctatatttgataaaatgtcgaatatatatacaaatacatgagtgatcgagtactagttccctaATCGGGTAATCCCTAATCGAGTCTTAccttatatgtaattaaaagagaataagaaaaatcaaCTCCTTCATGTCttctgataataaaaatttaaaaatttaatttgctatcagtgaaaagaaaatattgtagactaataaaaaaaaattgaccatgtagattttttttagaacctGATGATATAATCATCGAAATCAATAAGTTTGCGAGTTAATTGAGATTTGTCTTCTTGAAttgtgatgataataaaagtacACATAAGATTCTAGAGTTAATTTCAGAGTAGAGACTTTAATAAACAGTcaaattcaaatcatattttataaatttgacagTCGGGTAGTCACGTAGTtgctcattaattattattattattattattagtttcgtcgctgtattattttaaatctaatagATAAtggatgataaatattttatagaaacgATAGTCTGGATCAACTTTTGCTAGAAGATATTTGCAACTTCAGAAATACATCAGAGGTAAATGAAGTCTTTGGATCTGCTGATTGGAGCAACGTCCTGCGGTTTatgataaatgtaatttatataatattttttattataatcaacTTCCGTCTTAGCATCTGTCAGTTTCACTAGAAAATAATGTCATCtgatatttaaaagaatttagtGTAATTCTGTATGTATACTTTTGGCACACGGCTGTGATACCTAAATTGATaccataatttattacttgctATCAAACGTATTGTTTGTATTCCCAGTGACCTATTACTggcttttgtaaataaaataataaattagttgataaaaataaataatttaaatgtctaCAAGGTATCGCAACCCTGTAATGAGATGCTGCATCATTGCCAATGGCATGGAAACATCACGGAATGTGAAAGAATATTCAATCCAACGATGACAGACGAAGGAATGTGCTGTAACTTTAATTCAGTCCATCGGAATTTCATGTTCTACAATCcgtatgtttataaattactgaaaattatttaaattccgtAAGATACATTTGCTGATGATGTTTTGTATTTAAAGTCAAGAGTGGTCTGATCTCAACATAACATTTCCATACACTTCGATGGATTGGAAACCAGAAACTGGATACAATGACAGTGTGCATCCAGAAACTCAGCCATGGCGGCCTTATGGAGCTGGAAAATATTACGGACTTACTCTAGTTCTCGATACAGATGTACGAGAGTATTACTGCTCATCAACAGCCAGTGTAGGTTTCAAATTACTTCTTCATAATCCTGTGGAGACTCCAAAAATGGCTGATTTTGGTTTCGCGATCAGTCCTGGAGAAGAGACTCGTATTGTAATCACACCCCGTATCAACACAGCGAGTCTGTCTATTCTCGGTATTCCTcggaaaaaaagaaagtgtttttttaatactgaACGTAAACTCAAGTACTATCGTACTTATACCCAGCGGAATTGTCTTCTAGAGTGCGAGGCAAATTTCACTCAAAAAATTTGCGACTGCGTGCAGTACTACATgccaagtaaattattttcccgttttaaaatattattatacatgattagtttttaatttaatggattGTCTTTGCAGAGTCAGCAAATACTCCGATCTGTGGCAAAAAAGATGACCAGTGCGCTAATGATGCCAGACGActaatggaaaaaaaactttatgatGATGAAGCAGCTGCTGATAAGCTTAACGTTACTgagatgtaatttaaataataattcatatctAATCATtacgaaatatatttttgttattttctaaattattttattcagccCTAGCTGCAACTGCTGGCCAGGTtgctttgaaataaattacgaGTTCACGATGTCACATAGCGCACTCACATCGACATTTTACGTCGACGAATCGTTTATCaaacacagtaaaaaatatttcaagtaagTTGTCTAATTGATGTTCTGTAATTACTGGCTGATATTTAAGTTGTGATAAAACGTCactgataattataaattcgttTAAATTGTTACCTTGATTGCAGACAAAATATGGCAGTAGTTCATTTGTTTTTCGTTGATTCTCAATTTCCAAAGTATGTAAAAAGTGAACTGTTTggatttattgaatttttatgtaagTTGTCATAGTTGTcctcattaattatatactaATTAAGTTATTGATTACTTTCTTTAGCTGTCATTgttactcaatatttttttttttacagcaaacACCGGAGGTCTTCTTGGATTATTTATGGGGTTCAGTTTTCTTTCagttgttgaaattttttattttataactctgAGATTTTGGTGCAGACTTCAGTGGATTGAGagatcaaaaaataatcatctcCAACAAACCACTGACATACATCCAAAAATAGTTTATCCgttttctcaataaatttattatccagcacattaattattaataataaataattattcaaaatttatgttatttaaatatataacgccgaaaaaaaaaatattttattataaattacgaACTTGGTCTCTGGCTGTTACTTaccttttaataaattacaagtcTAATCACCATGTAAaaagcattattattattttttttattaaatactaatagagtaattaattattatgagtTTTTGAAGACTTTGTAATGTTGATAACGTGATAAACATGTTTTttagtaacaataaaaaaaatatgattactCGGTCACAATTTCTAGCGATCTGGTCTAAATTGCGACAGACGTCATCAGATGGCGCGCTTTTGCGAATTCGCgggaattatttgaattttaattgtcgtgatttttaatttttattttgaatgttaTGACAGCTTCAAAcacgtattttaaattttcaaattctgtattcattaatttaaataattattgccgCGGAAAGTGACGTAAGAAAGTcatttgaaaatgtaaaaattactgaacgctca encodes:
- the LOC103570056 gene encoding uncharacterized protein LOC103570056 isoform X2 — encoded protein: MSEEIDKTKCKKEKEEKEDKDGDLDPTEQLLDRLPDSATTMWEIPQIYEFLCLAKSSLHIQHLSMYEMERMLLIPRVSKQLSSIMTCLLSPSLPRSKLKKIPLMPYEFWTNYLLAHKVAQWYKVYQSKDQDSVKVFEAIGVEPEFWEIFPEVSTIGDRDFEEFNLKQRVWLLKTVCDTLMHSKKSLQEEVSNRYLDGESEKLLGRDRYGTRYIYFPIFLDNDLRIYKHCMNNKVFLNVVPVKAKFKLQTTRVRKKRRERRRTNRWKNGNLPTRSRKRAVSIKKVNDNINNSTNNDNGNGNDNNMIEENDNNMIEENDNNMVEENDNNMAEENENKEVNINSNDSNNKNDDSNVELNVDVNKKVDLSKEDTPVEQEAVEPPAEDEPIKPEETNETEEAMTRIDDKPPVDDELNECSVRDDVSSSSKTDDEKINEMLSSNVSVSKENNCTGSKSDDEKLIETQTHADGDNQPDNQALDPADPAPEDESKEIKFKDEDDNKQELDDDESLEDNLCQSAIEDDSKTGNVETCKKNMENFKNILADLKGSKFQLVADSIDSLRDLISDLYIQNSLKPHQPVRCEMLLISKMQALLDSLKSKESVLKESAASSRAKLLSEKKNYDLGITELDDSLIDGTRTSNSWVLGSQGCPLLSYSDTILQRLLQDEDIEKDKTKIKEESDKDESDNDTRDEPETRRVLRARGVSSYIEPFSSDSDSGSSNYEDWVGFESVDPATGIHITPSPLQIPAKTRLANEQSDATDSDKDWILPSRRKRKRKRSSPSKRSKPPASRMQNIRADMSTPEMTPESKDPVSDPVAPAPVPDPIINNNGLLTSIKIESVHSVLDIKEEGPIIDSQPDPVPSGMQQNYVLVNTGNGPVNYVVMPPENPSVVPQSPMISVVPQVPMHSGYYMPNPPGYLMPNPPMSNHIHPYGEPSNLQMNQHMMIQQNQNYMTPQNNYMPYHQMRAPPMCSTRYQGPMINQPIRIGMERSLPRVVQNRPINLPPRPRHPEGAVIRSTVPFRPNYRPVAPAPRPRIMGPRIPNSHQQPRANQPRPMMQKTNQPKTKTTSLIVLSDSDDEIEMIITEKPTATATTPQKQGQKNNAVMQKKVINRNNNSNTAAPKASAPGQVTNKSGLTPQIIERMNQGGISITPVKPKSPAKTSPISATQLVVVVNETGSHYALALPNGSKLILTPEQVAQIRASNGGKLIL
- the LOC103570056 gene encoding uncharacterized protein LOC103570056 isoform X1; translation: MSSNTLVHLYRELEFKMSEEIDKTKCKKEKEEKEDKDGDLDPTEQLLDRLPDSATTMWEIPQIYEFLCLAKSSLHIQHLSMYEMERMLLIPRVSKQLSSIMTCLLSPSLPRSKLKKIPLMPYEFWTNYLLAHKVAQWYKVYQSKDQDSVKVFEAIGVEPEFWEIFPEVSTIGDRDFEEFNLKQRVWLLKTVCDTLMHSKKSLQEEVSNRYLDGESEKLLGRDRYGTRYIYFPIFLDNDLRIYKHCMNNKVFLNVVPVKAKFKLQTTRVRKKRRERRRTNRWKNGNLPTRSRKRAVSIKKVNDNINNSTNNDNGNGNDNNMIEENDNNMIEENDNNMVEENDNNMAEENENKEVNINSNDSNNKNDDSNVELNVDVNKKVDLSKEDTPVEQEAVEPPAEDEPIKPEETNETEEAMTRIDDKPPVDDELNECSVRDDVSSSSKTDDEKINEMLSSNVSVSKENNCTGSKSDDEKLIETQTHADGDNQPDNQALDPADPAPEDESKEIKFKDEDDNKQELDDDESLEDNLCQSAIEDDSKTGNVETCKKNMENFKNILADLKGSKFQLVADSIDSLRDLISDLYIQNSLKPHQPVRCEMLLISKMQALLDSLKSKESVLKESAASSRAKLLSEKKNYDLGITELDDSLIDGTRTSNSWVLGSQGCPLLSYSDTILQRLLQDEDIEKDKTKIKEESDKDESDNDTRDEPETRRVLRARGVSSYIEPFSSDSDSGSSNYEDWVGFESVDPATGIHITPSPLQIPAKTRLANEQSDATDSDKDWILPSRRKRKRKRSSPSKRSKPPASRMQNIRADMSTPEMTPESKDPVSDPVAPAPVPDPIINNNGLLTSIKIESVHSVLDIKEEGPIIDSQPDPVPSGMQQNYVLVNTGNGPVNYVVMPPENPSVVPQSPMISVVPQVPMHSGYYMPNPPGYLMPNPPMSNHIHPYGEPSNLQMNQHMMIQQNQNYMTPQNNYMPYHQMRAPPMCSTRYQGPMINQPIRIGMERSLPRVVQNRPINLPPRPRHPEGAVIRSTVPFRPNYRPVAPAPRPRIMGPRIPNSHQQPRANQPRPMMQKTNQPKTKTTSLIVLSDSDDEIEMIITEKPTATATTPQKQGQKNNAVMQKKVINRNNNSNTAAPKASAPGQVTNKSGLTPQIIERMNQGGISITPVKPKSPAKTSPISATQLVVVVNETGSHYALALPNGSKLILTPEQVAQIRASNGGKLIL
- the LOC103569943 gene encoding pickpocket protein 28 — protein: MLHHCQWHGNITECERIFNPTMTDEGMCCNFNSVHRNFMFYNPQEWSDLNITFPYTSMDWKPETGYNDSVHPETQPWRPYGAGKYYGLTLVLDTDVREYYCSSTASVGFKLLLHNPVETPKMADFGFAISPGEETRIVITPRINTASLSILGIPRKKRKCFFNTERKLKYYRTYTQRNCLLECEANFTQKICDCVQYYMPKSANTPICGKKDDQCANDARRLMEKKLYDDEAAADKLNVTEIPSCNCWPGCFEINYEFTMSHSALTSTFYVDESFIKHSKKYFKQNMAVVHLFFVDSQFPKYVKSELFGFIEFLSNTGGLLGLFMGFSFLSVVEIFYFITLRFWCRLQWIERSKNNHLQQTTDIHPKIVYPFSQ